ATGGGGTGCCAGGGTACCCAGGCCAAGTTGGGTGCTCTGGGTCTTAAAAGCTACCCTGTCGGCCTGCCCATGGGTGGCAGGGAGGGTTCTGATCCCATTTCATGGTGAGGTCAGTCTTGGGCTGTTCTGGAGCCTGGGACACACTGGCAGTCTGTGGAACTAGCTTCCCAGCCCAAGCAaggaagagccagctccctcGAGGGCCAGCCAGCTGCCTAAGAGTGTGGAGTGGCACCTGCAGGGGGTGAGGATCCTGGCTTTGCTttctcctccctgggcctccaccTCCCCTCTGTCATCTCGCTGAGCCTCTGCACACACCAACTCATAAGGCCCCAGAGTCCAGTGATGGCTCTATCTTCTTCCAGCTAGAAAGCAAACACAGGTCCTGCATCCAGAGAATTCCCTGGAGCCAGTCTGCCTCTAGAGAAGCTGGGAGGTCCAGAAAACTAGACTTTTCTGCCACTTCTGTGAGCACACATGGAGCTCCCCTCAGCTGGTTTGGGCAGGGCGCTGATGGAGCTCCCAACCAGAAGGAGATAATACACCCACCCCCTCCCTGGGGAACACTGGCTTCTCTCCCCAGGGTGTGCAGAGTTCAATGAGGACATGGCAGCATGGGGCCGAAGTTAATTCCAGCCTGGGACCCTGGAAAGCCTTCCAAGGCTTGGAGCTGCTGGTTCTGAATGGGGCCCAGAATGATGAGCTGACACGGGTTCTAGGCTTGGTTGGAGAGTTTGTATATTTCTGACACTTCTGAAGAATGGTGTGGATTATTCTGTTATTCATACTGGCAGCCAGAAAACTGACTGTTAGGTTTTTACTTTAATCAATGTAATAGAAGAACCAGGCCAGGGAAAACTATGTGggaatgtacacacacacacacacacacacacacacacacactctctctctctctctctcacacacactcacacacttccAATTACAAGTGACCACATATGATATTGGTCCTCTTTAAGCAATTGCTTCAAATTCAATGGGTTGAACACAGTCACCTAGGACTCTAATCTTTTACCTGCTCTTTCCAGGACGTCAAGTTTCCATAAGCCTTTAACTGCCCCTTCCAATGATGAGTCATTAAGTTTTCCCAGATCTGATTAACTCAAGTGCATTCAGCAGTCAAAGAAAGGTTCAGCAGATATTGAAGGAATCAGGGGAGGCTTCCTGGTGGTGGCGGTGTGTTGGAAGAGGAAGGTGCCAGCCCTATGATTCTCCGTAGTAGGAAAGGGGGTTCCTTGTGGAGTTCACAGGCCAGGTGGCTGCCGCCTCAGAGCACTAGGCCTGGAACCAGAGCTGTTCTGCTCACTTAGCGTGGAAAAGGCTGCCTTTGGGTAGGGCCAGGGACTCTCAGACCTGGTTAAGAACAGAGAAAGAGATAAGTGCATCTGTGAGAAGGGTGGGATGGGGAAGCACAGGAGCCACTTACAGCAATGTCTCCTTCATCCTTGAGGAAAGGCTGGTTTCAGGATTCCTGCCAGCTAGCAATTAGGCCGGCTCTGGAGAGCAGAGGCAGGAGCAAAAGAGGAGCCTGAAGTTCACAGTGGGCTCAGGCTCCCAGGGTGAGTGTGGATGAACCTGTCCTCGCAGCTCCCCCCTGCCAAGCCATCCCAGCTCCGGGGAGGCCTGTCGGTAGTTCCAGCTACCCTCACTCCCATCTCTGTACCCCTGTGCAGGGCAGTCTTTTCCCCTCCTGCCTGTCCCCAAATCCTGTGGATATGATGAGAAAGAACCAGAGCAGGAGCCTCAACCACCACCACCCTGacccctcctgcctctgcagccCTTTCGAATGTCGGAGAATGCCCCCATTGCCTTTGAGACTTCTCACGGCTCTAGAGGGGACCATTAGATCCATTTTGCAGATGCACAAACTGACGACCAGAGAGAGTCGGTTCTTGCTCGCATTGCCAGCAAGTAAAACAGCCAGACCCCGAACATGGGGCTTCTGCTCCCAACAGCAGACCTTGGGGTGGGAAGAGAAGTGGGCATTGCCCTGAGGGCTGGCCAGCCAGAGGGGATGGAGCTCTGGGGTCAGCCAGAAAACACCTAGAGCTGGGGCTATGAAGCAGGGGAGGGGATGTGAGTCATTCCCAGCCAGTGTTGCAGACAAAGGCGGGAAGAGAATTGTTCTTTGTGCGGTGGCCTCTGGGCAGAGCTGGGAAAACCTCTGGAGGAGTGGAGGAGGTATGCCCCCCACCTAGGATTTTAGAGAATCCTGGGAGACACCCCCATGCTCTCAGGCTGGAAGCTAGGAGGTGAGACTTCCATCTCTGGCTTGTTTGGACAGAGCGGCCCAAGTGGCACATTTGGGCATCTTTGCAAGTGAGACTGTCAGCGTGGTCCACCTCTCTTGCGTGGGTGCACCTGGCCCCGGGAACCACCACATTTGGAATAGGTGCAGGGACTCCATGAAGAGGGGTCTTCCTGTGGCAgctgcagggagagagagagagggctccGGTGACCTCATGGCagcttttattctcttctttttccatgaGTCATGTTTCTAAAAGTGGCCCAGGAGCAGTGGCAGCCAGACTGTAGTGGCGGGGGCCTATGTGGCCAAAGAGAGGGAAGGCAgggccaggaaagagagagagagagcgagagagaggagagaaggagggacgGGAAGGGCAAGGCCAAAGGCAACAGGAGAGACAGGGAGTGGGACAGCCAACTAGAGAAAActctcagctgggtgtggtgggacacGTCCTAATCCCAGCTacgcagaggctgaggcaggaggattgcaagttcgaggctagcctcagcaacttagtgagactgtctcaaaataaaataatagaaagggctgggggtgaggctcTGTGATAAGTAGTCTctggtactaaaacaaaacaacactctCCAAGCTCGGGGATTTTCTGATGTAGCAGGACATGGGGTAGAATGTTCTGGACTTTGGAGATGAAGCAATGTTCACAAGGCCCTCCTACCCACTTGCTTATCTTCTTCTATGAAAGTCCCTGATGGTCTTCCCCTGGACCTGGGACTCGCCCCTCGCCCCTCCCCATCCTTGGCTCTTCGAGGATACAGGAGCCTGGAAGTCACTGATGCAGAGACCCTGCCCCACCCAGGCCTTGGGGCAGAGAAGGGCAGGGTCCAAAAGCACTGGGGCTGCTGAGCAGGAGCTTCATCAACAGTTGTGAGAGGGGACAAGGCCCTATTGCCACTACCTGCCCTGGTGCCTGGGTGGGGTCTGGCCCCTCTAGGCCCAGTGAGGAGCTGAGGTTCTGGTCTTTTGTGCCTGGTCCTGGGAGTCCTGGGGGTCTCCAGACACAGTTGCTGCCTGCCCTGCTCACTGGGCCTCCCTGCCCCTCTTCCTACAGCTGGCTATTGGTGTGAACTCAGGCCAGGGCCTGGGCATCGAGATCATCGGCACCCTGCAGCTGGTGCTGTGTGTGCTGGCCACCACCGACCGGAGGCGCCGTGACCTTGGCGGCTCAGCCCCTCTTGCCATCGGCCTCTCTGTAGCCCTGGGACACCTGCTGGCCGTAAGTGGGGAGCCTTCccaggtggggtggtggtggggagggcagggccagggcagctATGGGACCCCTGGGTGGAACTCCTGCCATGGGGTGAGGTGATGGGCAGTCCAGCTCTGGGGGTGCAGGTGCCCAGGAGAGGGACCTCCGACTCTCGTCCTTCCAGGTCTGATCATCCCTTCTTGCTGTACTTCCCTgattgttctttctctctctctcttcccccacccaCCTCTGACCTTGTCACTTTCTTGGCTCCTCTGATTCGCCCCTCTCCTTCCCTGCAGATCGACTACACAGGCTGTGGCATCAATCCTGCCCGGTCCTTCGGCTCCGCCGTGCTCACCCACAACTTCAGCAATCACTGGGTAAGCCACCCACTTGCCAGGGAGGGTGGAGGAGGGTCTCATTTGGTGTCACATGGGGAGTCTGACCCTGCCTTTGTGGTGTCCTTTCCCATCACAGAGGCTCTGGGAGATATCCAGGGCAGAGgaaatcaggaaactgaggcctgagaTGAAGGGGTTGGTGGGATCAAATGGCAGAAGGATTTAGGCCCAGCCTCTGCTCTCCCGGCTTGGACCAGCCCCCAAGTCCTCTTAGCAGCATGGTGGGGAGCCTGGGGTTGAATCCCATTCCtgctattttcttccttccttcctttctttctttcttttttttttttgtaccaggaattgaacccaggggtacttacccactgagccacatccccagtccttttttatattttatttagagacagggtctcactgagttgcttagggccttgccaagttgttaaggctggcttccaattcacgatcctcctgcctcagccttccgagccattggaatcacaggtgtgcaccaccacacccggctccaTCCCGGCCACTTCTGATTCAGTGTGAGCTACCTTCTTAGTGCCTCGGGTTTTTGAGCTGTGAAGAGGGCATATGGTAGCTTCTCCCTGCCAGGGTCACCAGGAGCAGGGAGGGACTCCCTGTCTCTAAGCTGAcctcagaacaaaggaagtgcTCTACAGTTTTAGCTCTAATTATTGCTGATGGGTGTGTTCCTGgccaatcttttttattttattctgtatctGGGGCCCTTctaaggctggggaggtgggcaaTGAATGGCCTTCCTCAGGAAGTGTCTGGTACTGAGTCCCCACGAGGCAGGGGGCTGCCTGCTACCACACACCCTGGCCTGTGCTCATTCTGGGACACTGGAATGTCCCCAGGTTGGGATCAGCCCTGCCCACCTCTATCCTGGACATAGAAAGGAGAGAGCCCATCCACTGGGGTAGTGGGAGAGGATAACTCAGGAAAGCTTCCCAGGAGAGGGCCTTTGGTGGAGCTTCTGAGACCTGACCAGATGCCCACTGAACGCATCTGCTCTGTCTAGATTTTCTGGGTGGGGCCATTCATCGGGGGAGCCCTGGCCGTGCTGATCTACGACTTCATCCTGGCCCCGCGCAGCAGTGAGCTCACAGACCGCATGAAGGTGTGGACCAGCGGCCAGGTGGAGGAGTATGACTTGGATGCCGACGACATCAACTCCAGGGTGGAGATGAAGCCCAAGTAGAGAGGGCCTGGCGCGGGCATCcgagtggggggtggggcagggacgggcagagggaggggagggctgaGATCCATATCGTAGACACTCTGACAAGCTGGCCAAAGTCACTTCTCCAAACATCTGCTAGACCTGCAATGGTCAGGCCTCGTCTGgggcatttctatttctttctttctctgtttcctggcctcAGAGCTTCCTGGGGACCAGGTTTACCAATTCACCTACTCCCTCGATGCCACTGGAGGAGGTGAAAGAGAGGGACTCACCTGCTAGTTGTCCCCTCAGAGTGTGTTAGGAGGTGTGCCAGAAAGTCCCCCCTCATCCCAAAGTTGCTCACCACTCGGCTGCCGCAGGTGCCGAGTTTCCGCCATCATTGCCTAGTGCCTTGGGCACAGCCCTGCTGCTTCTCCCACGCACCTTGCCCCCCAGGGGTGCTTTGAGTGGCAAGAGATCTCAGTAGAtgcagtggggaggggagaagctCCAGACAAGCTTTGCTTCTTTGGCCTGGCTTGCCCCAGGGCCTCCGCCTTGGACTTGCTGCCTGGCTGTGGGATTGTCCTTATCATAGGGCCTCAGTGATCTCTATCTGTGCAGTGGCAAGGACAGGGAGCACCGAGTGGGTTCTGTAAGGGTAGAACCCCATGGGTTCTAGAAGGCATGTCTAGACCAGAGCATCACTTCAGCTACTTGCCCTGTGCCCTTTCCCCAAGTCCAAGCCGGGTCCACATGTCTGTGTGCTGTATGCAGGTGCAGGCAAGCTTTGAAGGAAAGAGGGACAGATAGTCCAGGTCATTGGAAATGCTTGTTCCCCATGGAAGAGTGTCCCCATGCAGGGTCAGCTGTTACAGAATGAAGACCTGGAGAGGGTGAAGGAAGAGTGCCCGTGTTCCCTATTGGGTTTTAGTTGGTCTTTCCAGCTACCCCAGTATTGACTGGATCATTATGTCACCTCTTCACTTTCTCTTGCCAGTGTCGACACAGGAGAACATCATGTGGGTGGGGGCTTAGTTAAGAGCACTTGGGTTTTCCAAGCCTTGAGGATGGAATGATCCCGATGTGGAGGCAGATTCCCTTGGTGGACTCAGGGTTTGCAAGTCCCACTGATCCTGAGCAGGGACGACAATGCCCTCCCTTGTACATGAGCTTGTAATTAAAGGCATTGTGGGCAGCTGGGTGACCCACACAGGCATGCTGTGTGACCCCGAGCCActgcctttcttccctgttgGCCTGGAGGACAGAGGTCAGCCTTGACCTGATAGCTCCTACTATAGCTCCAGGACAGTCAGAGCAGAGTCTTTTGGGGACCTGAGTCCATTCAATCCCACCAGGAACAAAGAAGTTTCACCACTGTGCCCTTAGCCACGATGCCAAAGGAAACCAAGAGACACAATTATGCAGGTATTTAGAAGCAGCAGGATTACCAAGAGGCCCTTAGTGTCCACCAACACATCACATCTGAACACTCTCTTCTCCATCCCCTAACAGGAACCTTTAAACAATttaatagataaggaaactgaggccgcAGGTCCTACAGCTAGATAATGATTTGGTCATCCTTGCAACCAAGGCCATGTCTGGCTACTCCCTGGACTGTAAGGTGGACTCCTCTTATTCTCAGCTTCTCAGTTTGTGCCTGGGCAATGGCCAAGGACCAGGAGGGGTGAGGGTTGTGATGGTGGGGAGGGACAGACCCACCCCTGCCTGGTTCTGTCTGCTACATGTCAGGACCTTGCATCTGTCTGCTCTGCATATATGTCTCTTTGGAATTGGAATCTTATtatatgttaagaaaataaaggaaaatgactTGTAAGGTCTTCCGACTTCCTGTAGTCTGTTTTGATTTGGTGCCGTGTCCCTGCAGGGCTTCTCTGAGTTTGTGAGGAGACTGGTCCCACTGCTAGGGACCcatcctgccctcctgccctcagAATCCTTGGTCTCAGGGATGGACATGACTTTACCACAGGACCTCCTCAAAGGGACCCAGAGTTTCTCTGCCACAAACAGGGAGACTTCAGGGGCCACAGGGTTGACTTTGAAGTTCTGGGGGCAGCTGAGGGCGGCAGGGGTTCTGACCAGTTAAATGGAAGCCATTTGGGGTTCTGGAGGACAGAAGGGATGGAGAAAGCAAGACTGAAGTCTGACAGTCCTATGAGCCCTCTCTATTCTCCTCAGATGAGGGCCCAGGAAACAGCAGTCTGCCAGGCCactcttctccttcccttggcCTCTCTTGAGACCCCCACCTGCACCTGTGCTATGTCCTGGGCCCACAGTCTCTGCCCCAGAGAGCTGGGGCCCGTGGGTGAGAGACTGGCTCATCAGGGTCAGAAGATATCAGTGCTACGTTGAGCTGAGACCCGGttcctcccatccccacccctacCACGCACACATGC
This genomic interval from Marmota flaviventris isolate mMarFla1 chromosome 1, mMarFla1.hap1, whole genome shotgun sequence contains the following:
- the Aqp1 gene encoding aquaporin-1; translated protein: MASEFKKKIFWRAVVAEFLAMTLFVFISIGSALGFNYPVRGNQTAVQDNVKVSLAFGLSIATLAQSVGHISGAHLNPAVTLGLLLSCQISIFRAVMYIIAQCVGAIVATAILSGITSSLPDNSLGRNDLAIGVNSGQGLGIEIIGTLQLVLCVLATTDRRRRDLGGSAPLAIGLSVALGHLLAIDYTGCGINPARSFGSAVLTHNFSNHWIFWVGPFIGGALAVLIYDFILAPRSSELTDRMKVWTSGQVEEYDLDADDINSRVEMKPK